From the genome of uncultured Methanobacterium sp.:
TAATGATGTGAATTTAATGGAATTTAATGAATTATAAGACTTTATAATACTTTAATGAATTATAAGACGTGAAATATATTGATAAACCCAAATTTATTGATGAATTAATTGACATAGTTTAAGTCATAATAACTATTTGAATTTTATGGAATTTTTTCTCTAAACTCACAGATTACTACGATTGATAAAAAGTGCATCCAGTAGGTTCATCATCGAATTTAGTTCCATCATCGAATCCATGCTAATCCATGTGGTCCCATCCCATGTAGATTTAATATTCTATTTTTAACATAATATATATCACAACAAGACTGTGAGAATTCAAGTGTAAAAATTTCTAGGTAAATCTAGGTAAAAATCTAGGTAAAATTCTAGGTAAAAAAATCTTGTAAAATTCTAGGTACAGTATTATTAGGTACTGCAAGTGTTGGTGAAATAATGGAAAAGGAACTCCCCAAAAACTATCAGAATATAAGAATGCGCTACGAAGAATACGGTCAGGCTTTAAGTGAACTGGGTAAAGCCATTAAAAAGGCAGGACCTATTGATGAGAAGACATCCCATCTTATCCAGTTAGCAGCTGCCGCTGCCATAAGATCAGAAGGAGGCGTACACAGCCACACCCGCAGAGCCCTGGAACTGGGAGTGTCCCCCGACGAATTGTACCACAGTGTTCTTCTGTTAACCAGCGTTATAGGATTCCCTAATGTTGCCGCAGCCATATCATGGGTGGATGACATTGTACTAAAAGAAGAATAAAAATAAATTACTCTGATGATTTACTGGAACTATTAAGCTATTCCTAAAACCAAAAATCCACATATTAAACCTAGTTAATATCCCAATTAACTCTTTTTTGACATATAGGAAATATTATATAAATAAATTGGGGATATTATTAAATATTAGGTATGTTCAAGCGTATTCGAGAAGTGAATCCCGTAACTAATACTCCAAAAATCTATTATCCGAAATAAACCCCAGAGGGCATTATATGGATGAAATGTTTCAAAAAG
Proteins encoded in this window:
- a CDS encoding carboxymuconolactone decarboxylase family protein; this translates as MEKELPKNYQNIRMRYEEYGQALSELGKAIKKAGPIDEKTSHLIQLAAAAAIRSEGGVHSHTRRALELGVSPDELYHSVLLLTSVIGFPNVAAAISWVDDIVLKEE